One window from the genome of Cryptomeria japonica chromosome 6, Sugi_1.0, whole genome shotgun sequence encodes:
- the LOC131031424 gene encoding uncharacterized protein LOC131031424: MAREQWPLDPCPSGFIGTRPRGARDGAWRYAYEGPDPGSIICIQCERILHGGINRLKYHLAGIDRHDARACPGTNEEIKRQMNALLAAGEEKKLQRERAKLAMRSAIAESQGVSIDLEEEEEALEGIVGSRRGPRIRKPTISSPIASASSSRVPGRGPVPLPSQRSGSIGDYFVPRNTPGGQPSLEASGWNKEVHEKTDIAVADFWYFNNIAFNVAENAYWLNLVTAMTVSGKGYKAPSRRDLSGRLLTNAVARAREVMEDQKIDWANYGCTILSDGWTDGKNRTIINFLVACKDNVVFLKSIDASNKVKNAETLAGMLERVIMEVGVENVVQIITDNAAAYVSAGRILQERHPTLFWTPCAAHVLDLLLEDIGKLEWVTLVVEDARRITKYIYNHPWVLNLMRQHTQGKDLVRAGVTRFATIFLTLQSILAALTSLKQMFVSGEWLNSPYSKKPEGEAVACIVFDNQFAQRAAEIVKVSEPLVRVLRLVDGDKTPMGYLYEAMDRAKESIKNYYKGDRLKFDPIWEIVDRRWNNQLHQPIHAAGYFLNPRFRFGGSYSDSNGEVMEGLSTCIERMVPDVEERDLIVSELQNYEGGRGKLFSSELARRGRTTQTPDAWWQNWGGNTPHLKKFALRVLCQPCSSSNCEHNWSLFEAIHTKKRSKLAQKRLNDLVYVQYNLRLRVKKVEELEGGPIDLDDIDPYSDWTSQEQPPLFSDTDITDLERQAMEEGGGFGFRLDDIEEDEDEDEDEDSLPVPEAGGDIASSRMENESQSTIPSEEAQSRPVPQQTYTTRQSRPSSSTSPHVFARAGKRKL, encoded by the exons atggcaagggagcaatggccactagatccatgcccatctggatttataggcacccgtcctagaggtgctagagatggggcatggaggtatgcctatgagggacccgatcctgggtcaattatatgcatacagtgtgagagaatacttcatggaggcatcaaccgcctcaaataccaccttgcaggaatagataggcatgatgctagagcatgccctgggaccaatgaagaaataaaaagacaaatgaatgccctacttgcagctggggaagagaagaaactgcaaagggagagggcaaaactagccatgagatcagccatagctgaatctcaaggtgtttctattgaccttgaagaggaagaagaagcacttgagggcatagtgggctctcggcgtggcccacgtatccgcaaaccGACCATCAGCTCACCCATTgcttctgcttcctctagtagagtacctggccGGGGCcctgttccacttccatcacaacgATCAGGTtcgataggtgattattttgtgcccagaaACACACCTGGaggacaaccatcattagaggctagtggatggaataaggaggtacatgagaaaactgacattgcagttgctgatttttggtacttcaacaacattgcattcaatgtggcggagaatgcttattggttgaatttggtgactgctatgacagtttcaggaaaggggtacaaggccccttctcgcagggatttgagtgggag gttgctcacaaatgcagttgctagggcaagagaagtgatggaggatcaaaaaattgattgggcaaattatggctgcaccattctttctgatgggtggacagatggcaagaaccgcaccatcatcaattttttggtcgcttgcaaggacaatgtagtgttcttgaaatctatcgatgcctccaacaaggtgaaaaatgcagaaacattggctggaatgttggagcgtgtcatcatggaggtgggggtagagaatgtggtgcaaatcatcacagataatgcagcagcatatgtgtcagcag gaagaatcctccaagagaggcaccccactcttttttggacaccttgtgcagcacatgtccttgaccttcttttggaggacataggaaaacttgagtgggtgactctagttgtggaagatgcaaggaggatcactaaatatatctacaatcacccttgggtcctaaatttgatgagacaacacacgcaagggaaagatttggtgagagctggtgtcacaaggtttgcaacgattttcttgacgttgcaaagcattcttgctgcattgacttctttgaaacaaatgtttgtgagtggagaatggcttaactcaccttattcaaagaagcctgaaggagaggctgtcgcatgcatagtcttcgacaaccaatttgcacaaagggctgcagagattgtgaag gtgtcagagcccttggttcgagttcttcgcttggtggatggggataaaaccccaatgggatatctttatgaggccatggatagggccaaagagtctatcaaaaattactacaagggggataggctcaaatttgatcccatttgggaaattgttgataggaggtggaacaatcagctccaccaacccattcatgcagcagggtacttcctcaaccctcgttttaggttcgggggttcttactcagattcgaatggagaagtcatggagggcctcagtacatgcattgagaggatggtacctgatgttgaggagagagacctcattgtgagtgagctccaaaattatgagggaggaaggggtaagctattctcttcagagctggctaggagaggaagaaccactcaaaccccag atgcttggtggcaaaattggggtggaaacaccccacatctcaaaaaatttgccctcagagtcttatgtcagccttgcagttcatccaattgtgagcacaattggagcttgtttgaagcaatccacacgaagaagaggagcaagttagcgcagaaacggctcaatgaccttgtctacgtgcaatataatcttcgattgcgcgtaaagaaggtagaggaactagaaggtggtccaattgacttggatgatatagatccttacagtgattggacatcacaggagcagcctccattgttttccgacactgacatcactgatttggagaggcaggctatggaggaggggggtggatttggtttcaggctggatgacattgaggaggatgaggatgaggatgaggatgaggattcattgccagtgccagaggcaggtggagacatagcttcatccaggatggagaatgagtctcaatcaaccataccgagcgaggaggcacagtcacgcccagtcccacagcagacttatacgactagacagtctagaccctctagttctacctctccccatgtttttgctagagctgggaagaggaagttgtaa